Genomic window (Nitrospinota bacterium):
TCAACCGCTGGGCAGTTTCCTCAGACACCTGATGGTCGAGCAGCAGATGGTGCAGAACCTTGCGGACAAGGCACAGGTATTTGGAATTACTGGGAATAGTGAGTTTGACAGATTCTGTCATAAAGCCCTATTTTTCAAATGGTCAATAAGCCCACCATTATAAAACATTTTCTTGCTCAAGCCTATGGGTTAAATTGAAAACAGGCCCGATAAAAAACTTGTACATAATCATGCTATTTTTTGTGACCCGCGATTTTTCAATATGATTGTAAAAAGGGGACGGATAAGAAGCGGAGGAAGTCGCCTGACGTTTTTAGCGGGAAAATTCTTTGGAAATAGCAAGGTGGTGGGAGGGGACTCGCAGGAATACTTTTGGGGTTTTTTGCAGAGGAAGCACTAAAATAAAACTTTGATCTTGCCAGACAACGCAGTTAAAATGAAACTGGTTGAAGTATTTCATATTATTGAAGGTGTCGACTTAAGATGAGCCAACAACGCCCCTGGTCGGGGATTCGCTCGATTCTTTCGCATTCGCTAAAACAGGTTGTTGTCGATCCCAGGGATTCCCTGGAGTTGATGGCGCTCCGCTGGGCGCTCGTCGCGGGAAAAGAAATCGCCGAAGTCACGCAAGTAAACAAAGTGACACCGAAAACGCTTTACATCGATGTGGCGGGGAACGAATGGTTGTCCGCTCTGCAGGCGTTGCAAGAAAAAATAATTGCTGAAATGCGAGAGCAGGAAGGTTGTGGAGAATTAACGCGGATCCTGTTTAAGGTCGTGTCAGCCTCTCCATCGAAAACCCGAACCCAAGCGGCCATTAAGGATAATGCGGAAAAGGAAATCAAGAAATGACAAAAGTCTTAAGTTTCACCAAGTCCCTCACTCCTCTGGATAGAAGAACCTTTAGTATGCCGTTGGTGCTTGCGGGGTGGATGATGATCGCCAATTGCAGTGCACTGCCTCTGGGCCAGTCTTCTTCAATGAGGGATGGTGACCTTGCTTCATCGTATGCCGTAAAAAGCGTGAAAACGGACAAAACCACGCAAGCTTCCAAAGACCCCAGGGCTTATTATCATTTTCTTCTGGCCCTGAAAGCTGAAAGCGAATCGCAATTTGAACTTGCGGCCTCGCATTACGGGGAAGTGGTGAAACACGACCCGACCGTGGAGGAAATGCATGAAACGTTAGCGGTTCTGCTTCTCAGGTCCGGACAATTGGACGAGCTTCTCAAAGTTTGCCAGAGTTCTTTGGAGCAGTTTCCCAATAACCCCGCCCTCAATCTGATCCTGGCGGATGTTCTGGCGGGACGCAAAGATTATTACGGCGCTATTAAATATTACCGCAAGGCGGCGGAGGCGGACCCCGATGGGTCCAGGGCTTATCTGCTCATGGGGACGGTGTACGACGCTCTCAAACAATACGACCCGGCCAGGGAAATGTACGAGAAGGTGGTTTTGACCGAACCGTCGAACCCTCTGGGTTATCATCTTCTGAGCCAGTCGCAAATTCGTCAAGGCGATTTAGAAGCCGCTCAGGTGAGCCTGGGGAAAGCCGTTTCCTTAAGACCTAACTTTATCCAGGCGAGGGAGCATTTTGCCTGGGTTCTAATGAAACTGGGAATAACCGAACAGGCAATCCGGGAATTAAAATTGCTCATTAAGTTGGACCCCCGTAATGAAAAAGTCCGCAAATATCTTGAACAACTGCAGAATATTTCGTCTGCGGCAAAAGCAGTCCCCCTGGACTCCCAGGACGTTCCCGAAGATTTGAGCCGCCCGGTTGATATTCATATGAATATCGCGGCAATTTTTTATGAGCAGGCGGATTATCTTAAAGCTCTGGATGAATTTCAACTTGCCCTGATCGGTGAGGACAGGAAAGAACCGCACATGCTCATGTCCAGAATCTATGAAATTCTGGGAAGGTTGGACAAAGCCATTGATGAATTTGAAATTCTGAGAAAAATGGACCCGGAGTCGGTGGATATCTTGCGCTACACCGCACGCTTGTACAGTTTGAACGAGCAACCCAATGAAGCGGTTCTGTTGGTTGAGAAGGCGGTTCACATTCAACCTAAAAATGATTCCCTGTACCACTCGCTGTCGCTGGCCTATATGGCTGTGGAGAAATTTGATCTTGCCATTGAAAGCATGCGCACCGCTATTACCCTAAATGACAGTAAAGATTCCTATTATTTTGAGTTGGGGGCTCTTTTGGAGCGGTCGGGGAAATACACGGACGCCATAGAGAATATGCAGAGGGCCATCGAATTAAACCCCATGCACTCGAACGCGCATAATTTTATCGGCTATATGTATGCCCAGGAAGGGCAGTATCTGGACAAGGCGTTGACGCATTTAAAGAAAGCGCTTTCCATTCAGCCGCGCAATGGATATTTTCTGGACAGTCTGGGCTGGATTTATTTTAAACAGGGGGATTCGGAAAAAGCGTTGACGGAAATCAAAAAAGCCATGGTCTACACCTCCCCGGATCCGGTTCTTTATGACCATCTGGGCGATGTCCAGTTTGCCTTGAAAAACTATGATGAAGCGCACGGCGCCTGGCAAACCAGCTTATCGCTGACCCGGGTTAAAAAAGATGATCCTGATGGTGGAGAAGTTCCGGACGAGAAGACCCTGGAGGAAAAAATAAAT
Coding sequences:
- a CDS encoding DciA family protein, whose amino-acid sequence is MSQQRPWSGIRSILSHSLKQVVVDPRDSLELMALRWALVAGKEIAEVTQVNKVTPKTLYIDVAGNEWLSALQALQEKIIAEMREQEGCGELTRILFKVVSASPSKTRTQAAIKDNAEKEIKK
- a CDS encoding tetratricopeptide repeat protein: MTKVLSFTKSLTPLDRRTFSMPLVLAGWMMIANCSALPLGQSSSMRDGDLASSYAVKSVKTDKTTQASKDPRAYYHFLLALKAESESQFELAASHYGEVVKHDPTVEEMHETLAVLLLRSGQLDELLKVCQSSLEQFPNNPALNLILADVLAGRKDYYGAIKYYRKAAEADPDGSRAYLLMGTVYDALKQYDPAREMYEKVVLTEPSNPLGYHLLSQSQIRQGDLEAAQVSLGKAVSLRPNFIQAREHFAWVLMKLGITEQAIRELKLLIKLDPRNEKVRKYLEQLQNISSAAKAVPLDSQDVPEDLSRPVDIHMNIAAIFYEQADYLKALDEFQLALIGEDRKEPHMLMSRIYEILGRLDKAIDEFEILRKMDPESVDILRYTARLYSLNEQPNEAVLLVEKAVHIQPKNDSLYHSLSLAYMAVEKFDLAIESMRTAITLNDSKDSYYFELGALLERSGKYTDAIENMQRAIELNPMHSNAHNFIGYMYAQEGQYLDKALTHLKKALSIQPRNGYFLDSLGWIYFKQGDSEKALTEIKKAMVYTSPDPVLYDHLGDVQFALKNYDEAHGAWQTSLSLTRVKKDDPDGGEVPDEKTLEEKINKVGRLLRESY